The DNA segment GACACGACATAGAAGCATCCCAGGTTCTCTGCCGCTCTCATACGGGTTGCGGCTCGGGGTTGAGGGCAGCGTAGTGGGCGTCCTCGAACTCCACGGGAGTCATCATGCCAAGCGACCCGTGGAGCCTGCGTTCGTTGTACCAATCGACCCAGCCGGCGGTGGCGTACTCGACGTCGGCGAGGGTCTTGTAGGGCCCGTCGTGGAAGACCGTGGAGCGGACGCACTCGGCCTTGTAGAGCCCGTTGATTGTCTCCATGAGGGTGTCATCTCCAGAACGGCCAGCCACTCAGCGATCGTCAGGTGGCTCAGGCCATAAAACTCATCCGGGAGGCACGAAGTCTCGGGTTCCGTACGACTGCACAGATCTAGTCTCCTGACTCCGAGGTTGCAGACCGCTGCCTGTGTCTAGGCGGGTAGTATCGCAAAGGCGGAGGCACAACTTCTTGCTGGATGTACTCGGGGCTCCGTCGACAGCACTGTACGCAACACTGGGCAACGTGTTCAGGTCTCACCGCGATCTCCTCGTGAACGCCGAATCAGCTCACCATCGCCACAGCGCCGAGGAGCGCGGCGAGTGTCGTGACCACGAACACCCGCCGCTGTCCGCCAGCGCGAATGCGACGTCCACGCCAGTAGGCGTCGTACCGACGCGGACCATGGCTTCTCACTATCCAACCTGAAGGCGAGCTGCGCCCCGGCACGAACGCACTGTGCAAGATCTGTTCAACCTGCCGCACGGTTGCCACGTCGGCGCCGCACTACCTCAACCGTCGCGGACACGACCAGCTCGATGGAACGGTCGGCGATGTGCAGATGCTGGACGAGCCGCGTTGGGGGCACACAGCACCTGCGCGCGTCTGCTACGCAGAAGGGTGGCGGGCGGCGCCTGCCAGCGGTGTGGTGTCGACGTACCGGGGCTCGTAGACGCGCTCCGCGAACTTCCAGCCGTCCGGGGTGCGTTGGTAGCGGTCGTGGTAGATGCCGTAGTTCAGGTGTGAGCTGCCGTTGCGCATAAGGCCGAACTCGGTCAGGTATGCGCGACCGGACGCGGTGTCGCCGGCGAGCTGGATCGTGCCTGGGTGCACGGTTTGCACGAAGTACTCCCACAGACCCTGCAGCCGCTCGACGCCGGCGCGGATCCCCTCGCGGCCGACGGTCTCGGCGTCGACTTCGGGGATCCGCACAACGCCGTCCTCGGTGAACAGCGAGGCGACGCGGTCGTAGTCGCGCACCATCACTGCGTCGGTGAACTCGCCACGCAGCGCCTCGATCTCGACACGGTCGGCGATGGCCTGGAGTTCGCTCATCGGTCTCCTCCTCGCTCTGCCGACGCAGCCCGTCGGGATGTGAGGTCGGGTTGACTTCGAGTGCACTCGAAGCTGTTCCATCTCCGTGACGGGAACGGCAAAGGAGCAGACATGGAACAGCGACGGCTCGGGGCCACCGGTCCGATGGTGTCGAGGTTCGCGCTCGGCGCGATGATGTTCGGCGGCGCCGCGGACGAGAAGGCCAGCCGGGAGATGCTCGACACCTACATGGGCGCCGGTGGCACGTTCATCGACACCGCGGACAACTACAACCAGGGCACCTCGGAGCGCTGGATCGGGCAGTGGGTGAAGGACCGCCCCGGCGTACGCGACCGCGTCGTGCTGGCCACCAAGGGCCGGTTCATGGTCGACGGCCAGCCAGGCGCCAGCCTCAGCCCGGCGTACCTGCGTACCGCGCTCGAAGCGAGCCTGCGCCGGCTCGACGTCGACCACGTCGACCTGTACCAGCTGCACGGACCGGACGCCGACCACCCGCTCGAGGACGTGGTGGAGTTCCTCGCCGCCGCCGCGGGTGCCGGGCAGATCGGCTACGTCGGGGTGAGCAACTTCCCCGGCTGGCAGGTCGCCAAGCTGGCCCGGCTGCTCGCCGAGCACGGCGGGCCGCCGCTGGTGTCGCACCAGATCCAGTACAGCCTGCTGGTCCGCGAGGTCGAGTGGGAGATCCTGCCCGCGGCCATCGACGCGGGCGTCGGCACCACCTGCTGGGGCGCGCTCGGCCAGGGTTACCTCACCGGCAAGTACCACCGCGACCGTCGTCCCGCTGCCGGCACCCGCGTCGGCGAGAGCCCGGACGACGTCCTCGAGGCGTGGACCCGCCGCAACACCGACGAGGTCTGGGCCATCGTGGACGGCCTGCGCGAGGTCGCCGAAGGGCACGGCGTGACGCCGGCGCAGGCGGCGCTGGCCTGGGTGTCGGACCGGCCGGGCATCGGCGCACCGATCGTCGGCGCCAGGCACGCCGGCCAGCTGCGCGAGACGCTCCCGGCCGCCGACCTGCACCTCGACGACAGCGCGCGGGCACGCCTGGACGAGCTCACCGCGCCACGGGCGGCGGACTACCCGTACCCGTTCCTCGCCCAGATCAGCCATTGGCACAACTGAGGAACTCGGCAATGATGGACAGAATGAGCAGCGCAACACCGGACGACGACCTCGACGGCGTCGGCACCTGTGCGATCGGCGAGGACCTCGCCGCCACGCCGATCACCCACCCGCTGACGGTGAGCGAGGTCGCGAACCGGATCGGGCTGTCCGCCCACACGCTGCGCTGGTACGAACGCATCGGACTGCTCGACCACGTCGAACGGGACAGCTCAGGCCACCGCCGCTACACGGCGACCGACGTGGAGTGGCTGCTGTTGCTGATCCGGCTACGGGCCACCGGGATGCCGGTGAAGGACATGCAACGGTACGCCGAGATGGTCCGTGCAGGCGAGCACACCGAGACAGAACGCCGGGTGCTGCTCGAAGCACACCGCGAACGGGTGGCGGCGCACATCGCCGAGCTCCAGCGCCACCTCGCCGTCATCGACCACAAGGTGAGCATCTACCGCCGCAACGACCACCTCGCCGCCAGCTGACGGCCCACCCGGCCAGCGTCGCCGGGTCGGGTACGGTGCTCGGTTGGAAGGCGTGGGTGAGACGTGTTGGGCGTGGTGGATCCGCGGTTGTTGGTCGCGTTCGTCGCGATGTCGGCGTTGCTGTCCGTGGTGCCGGGGCCGAGTGTGCTGTTCGTGGTCGGGCGGGCGCTCGCGCACGGGCGGGCGACCGCGGTGTACTCGGTGCTCGGCAACGCGCTCGGCGGGTACCTGCTGGTGATCGCGGTGGCTTGCGGGCTCGGCGCGATCGTGACGCAGTCGGTGGCGGTCTTCACGGCGATCAAGCTGGCCGGTGCGGCCTACCTCGTATACCTCGGCGTCTCTGCGATGCTCGCCGCCCGCAGGCGCGGGCCTACGGCGCCGATGGATGCGGGTGAGCCCGCTGGCGTGCTGCACGGCGGCCGGGTGCGCCGACTGTGGGAGGGCCTGACCGTCGGCGTCACGAACCCGAAGAGCATCGTGTTCCTGGTGGCGATGCTGCCGCAGTTCATCGACCGCGAGGCCGGCCACGTGGTGCTGCAGATGCTGATCATCGGGTTGGTCGGCGCGCTCATCCAGGCGGGTACGGACGGCGTCTGGGCGATGACGGCCGCGGCGGCGCGGAGCTGGTTCGCACGCAGTCCCCGCCGCATGCAGGCGATGCAGGTCTCCGGTGGCGCGGCCATGGTCGGGCTCGGCGTCAAGGTCGCCGTGTCGGGACGCCCCGACTGAGCTCGGCGTCGCCTACCTGCCAGCAGCACCCGTACGCGCGGGCAAGAATCGGCCCATGACCACGACAACGCAGACTAGGTTCCGCCTCCACGCCATCGCCCCGGAGAGTCTCCAACAGGTACGCACCACAGGTCTCGACGTGTCCGGACAACCGGTGGAGCACGTCGACGGGGAGGGCCTACCGCTGCGCCGCTGCCTCCGCAACTCCACGGCGGGCGAGAAGCTCATGCTCTTCGGGTACGAGCCTGCCCTGCCGCCCAGTCCGTACCGCGAGATCGGCGCGGTCTACGCACACGCAGAACCGTGCCAGGGGCCGGACCACACCGACCGCTACCCGAGCGACTGGCACGGCCGACCACAGGTGTTCCGCGCGTACGACGACCGCGGCTGGATCCACCACCAGGCGACACGGGTCCATGACGGTACGAACCCTGAGCAGCAGATCGTGGAGATCTTCGCCCATCCCGAGGTGACCCAGATCCACACCCGCAACGTCGCCGCGGGCTGCTACATGCTCCGCATCACACGTCCCGACCGCGGGTGAGGGAGCTCCCTCGCGGGAGGGAAGGCGCGCCGACGGGTTCGCCAGAACACTGGTGGCATGGGGCCACACAGGGGTCTGGTACGCGATCTGGTCGCCTTGTCACGACCGCGGTTCTGGCTGCTCTCCGCGGTGGCGCTGCAGCTGGGCTTCGTGTTGGCGACGCACCGGCTGCTGCCCCGCGGACCCGAGATCGTCGCCATGGCGCACGCAGCCGTGGTCGCCGGCCCGCTGCTTTGGCTGGCCGTGCTCTCCGTCAACGACGCCCGCGACCTGGCCGGTGACCGGCTCAACCCGCGCAAGGCCGACACGCCACTCGTCCGGGGACGCATCACGCCGCGTGCGGCCGTCCGTATCGGCGCCGTGGCAAGCGTCGCCGCCGTACTCGCAGCTGTGCCGCTCGGCGCTCCGTTCGCGCTCGGCACGGCCGTCGCCGTGCTCCTCGGGTGGGCGTACAGCATGCCGCCGCTACGGCTGAAGGCCAGGGTCGGCGCGGACGTGTTGGTGAACTCCTGCGCCGTCGGCCTCCTCGGGCCGCTGGGCGGCTGGGTCG comes from the Streptosporangiales bacterium genome and includes:
- a CDS encoding DUF4440 domain-containing protein yields the protein MSELQAIADRVEIEALRGEFTDAVMVRDYDRVASLFTEDGVVRIPEVDAETVGREGIRAGVERLQGLWEYFVQTVHPGTIQLAGDTASGRAYLTEFGLMRNGSSHLNYGIYHDRYQRTPDGWKFAERVYEPRYVDTTPLAGAARHPSA
- a CDS encoding aldo/keto reductase is translated as MEQRRLGATGPMVSRFALGAMMFGGAADEKASREMLDTYMGAGGTFIDTADNYNQGTSERWIGQWVKDRPGVRDRVVLATKGRFMVDGQPGASLSPAYLRTALEASLRRLDVDHVDLYQLHGPDADHPLEDVVEFLAAAAGAGQIGYVGVSNFPGWQVAKLARLLAEHGGPPLVSHQIQYSLLVREVEWEILPAAIDAGVGTTCWGALGQGYLTGKYHRDRRPAAGTRVGESPDDVLEAWTRRNTDEVWAIVDGLREVAEGHGVTPAQAALAWVSDRPGIGAPIVGARHAGQLRETLPAADLHLDDSARARLDELTAPRAADYPYPFLAQISHWHN
- a CDS encoding MerR family transcriptional regulator, yielding MSSATPDDDLDGVGTCAIGEDLAATPITHPLTVSEVANRIGLSAHTLRWYERIGLLDHVERDSSGHRRYTATDVEWLLLLIRLRATGMPVKDMQRYAEMVRAGEHTETERRVLLEAHRERVAAHIAELQRHLAVIDHKVSIYRRNDHLAAS
- a CDS encoding LysE family translocator, producing MSALLSVVPGPSVLFVVGRALAHGRATAVYSVLGNALGGYLLVIAVACGLGAIVTQSVAVFTAIKLAGAAYLVYLGVSAMLAARRRGPTAPMDAGEPAGVLHGGRVRRLWEGLTVGVTNPKSIVFLVAMLPQFIDREAGHVVLQMLIIGLVGALIQAGTDGVWAMTAAAARSWFARSPRRMQAMQVSGGAAMVGLGVKVAVSGRPD
- a CDS encoding DUF1203 domain-containing protein; this encodes MTTTTQTRFRLHAIAPESLQQVRTTGLDVSGQPVEHVDGEGLPLRRCLRNSTAGEKLMLFGYEPALPPSPYREIGAVYAHAEPCQGPDHTDRYPSDWHGRPQVFRAYDDRGWIHHQATRVHDGTNPEQQIVEIFAHPEVTQIHTRNVAAGCYMLRITRPDRG